The DNA window tcatgggtttgagccccatgtcaggctctgtgctggcggctagctcagagcctggagcctgcttcagattctgtgtctccctctctctctgaccctccccttctcgcactgtctctcaaaaataaataaaaaacattaaaaaattaaaaacatttttaatatattttttattttttagagacagacagacagtgtgagcaggggagggacagaaagggagacacagaatccaaagacaggctctaggttctgaactAGGTGTCAGCAatgagactgacgtggggctagaaaacacaaagtgggagatcatgacctgagttgaaactggatgcttaattgactgagccaagtgtcgctgtaatttttttttaaaaatttaaaaactaaaagttttgacaaaagggaaaaattgGAACCATCATACATTGCcagtggaaatgaaaacaatggtgCACattctatggaaaacagttggcaatttcttaaaaactcAGACACAGAAATACATATAATGCATCAATTCCACTCCTGCATATGTACCCCCCCATATTAAAAATAGGTATTCAAAGAGATACTTGTGCACGGAGGTTCATTGCAGCATAAGGTACAGTAGTCAAATGGTGAAAACAACCAAAGTGTACATCAATAGATGAATATGCaaaacaatgtatatatatatacaaatggaaCATTATGCATAGTATAAAGGAATGAACATGGAAATAgtctacaacatggatgacctTTGAAAAAGTTAtgtttagtgaaataagccagacacaaacaTANNNNNNNNNNNNNNNNNNNNNNNNNNNNNNNNNNNNNNNNNNNNNNNNNNNNNNNNNNNNNNNNNNNNNNNNNNNNNNNNNNNNNNNNNNNNNNNNNNNNATATATATGGcatgtaaatacatatgtatatgtgtgtgtttataacatgtgtatatatattacattgcCCATACgttaatgtgtatgtgtgtatatatatatatatatatatatatatatatattacattgcACATACTTTAGTTTGTGTAGTGAACActcacacacattatatatacataatagaaaaacaaagaaaaaagattaaccTTGAAATGTTGCAAGGGTTCAAGGTAATGCTTCAAATTGTCTATCTTCAAGTGTATATAAGGTCAGATTACACATTCTGAGAGCCTTGAGGAAGGAGGGATTGTAAAAATACTCTCTTGAATGAAGAAATTAAGGTACAGTCTGGAGACAagcttatataaaattatatttggtgTGAATAGAGCCTCTTCATATATGACTTTGTGTAGACATCCTATTTAATCTTTCACTGCCTTTTAATTTTGGGCCTGGGTAtggtatattttatcttttagtcCTTCTCTTAGTGAAGTCTTTGTTGATACCAGGATGTTTTATTAGTGATTTGGGCCAAAATTCCTCAATATGTAGGGAAAAAAGTGTTAACTTTTAAATTGTCTATGTGGTTTCAGGTGGGTTGATTTcacttattatttgttttaattcagtATTATCTGTGCATTCAATAAACCTATATGTTGTACCTTTTCTATACAGTAGATTTTATATCAGTGAATCagaaaatatctcattttagaactcacattttaatttcagtaaaaggtacagataaaaataattacaacaatACCTGCTACTGACCCAAGTATTTACTGATTGTGTGGTGGGAGTGTTTTATATTTCAGCAGAATTTCAATTGTCTATACAGAAACTCAGCGAAAACATTTTCACTTCCAAGATCTACCAAAGAAAATTCCATCTGGGTTAAAccctaaaatatgtttttcttagtGTTATTTTGTGTATGCTTAAGAATAAGTTAAAATGCAAGATAATAGGATATCTAGGAGAATCAAGaatatcattaatttatttttctcaaaaatttttagtGCTTTAGGAAAATACATTGGAAACTTTGGCATTACTATCCTTCTAAGTTTATTGTGAGTTatttatggattttatttattcccACTGCTCACtcaaacagtgtgtgtgtgtgagagagagagagaccgagagacagagagtgagagagacagagagaggggggtgaaTTTTATCCAGAAAAGGTTAGCATTTAgcattattcttcattttaacaaCATGTGCTGatgggagagaaaaacaaaattactcGGTCTTGAATCTGTTTGGTTTTCACCCCATAAATGATGGGGTTTAGCATAGGAGGCACTACCACATAGAGGTTGGCTACTAGGATGTGGATATGGTGAGGGATGGTTTTACCTCCAAAGCGATgggcaaaaaatgaaaagaatgctggGACATAGAACATAAGTATCACACAGATATGGGAACCACATGTGTTGAGGGCCTTGAATCTGGCCGGCCAGGAAGGTATCTGAAATACTGTGCAAAGGATCATTGTGTAGGAcataattatgaaaacaatatctAGTCCTGTAGACAGTAAGGCCACAGTCAGGCCATAAATGATATTAACACTAATATTGTCACATGCCAATCTGGCAATGCCCATGTGCTCACAGTAAGAATGGGGAATGATGTTTCTCCCACAATACCTAAGTTGGTGTACCAGGAAGATGAACGGAAAGCAGATGATAAAGCTCCTGGCCACAGCTGTGATGCCAATTTTCCCAGTGGCTGATGAGGTTAAGATGGTGGTGTATCTCAGtgggtgacagatggccacatagcggtcaaaTGCCATGGCCAGGAGAATAGCAGATTCTGCCACAAAGATGAAATGGATGAAGAACATCTGAGATACACAACTACCAAAGGATATATCCATGGAATGGAACCAGAAGATGGCCAGCATCTTGGGGGCTGTGGCTGTGGAGAGCAGGACATCGGATAAGGCCAGCATGGAAAGGAAGGCATACATAGGCTCATGGAGACTGCGCTCAGTTACAAT is part of the Suricata suricatta isolate VVHF042 chromosome 11, meerkat_22Aug2017_6uvM2_HiC, whole genome shotgun sequence genome and encodes:
- the LOC115307059 gene encoding olfactory receptor 52Z1, whose translation is MWYVLTGIPGLQDSHAWISIPICSMYILAIIGNIFLIFLIVTERSLHEPMYAFLSMLALSDVLLSTATAPKMLAIFWFHSMDISFGSCVSQMFFIHFIFVAESAILLAMAFDRYVAICHPLRYTTILTSSATGKIGITAVARSFIICFPFIFLVHQLRYCGRNIIPHSYCEHMGIARLACDNISVNIIYGLTVALLSTGLDIVFIIMSYTMILCTVFQIPSWPARFKALNTCGSHICVILMFYVPAFFSFFAHRFGGKTIPHHIHILVANLYVVVPPMLNPIIYGVKTKQIQDRVILFFSPISTCC